A window from Zavarzinia compransoris encodes these proteins:
- a CDS encoding multidrug efflux RND transporter permease subunit, with the protein MDIARPFILRPVATTLLTLGIVLLGLLGYRLLPVTALPTVDFPTIQVTAKLPGASPEVMASLVTTPLEHSLGQISGLTTMRSVSSFGTSQITLQFDLTRPIDAAAQDVQAQINGASGLLPLDLMPSRPTYSKVNPADTPVIILAMTSAELPLRQVNDFADTVVAQKLSQVPGVGLVTIEGGQKAAVRIQVNPVALAGLGLSLEDVRSAIRLATVDSPKGGIDGPRQSFQISADDQLLDAEGYRRQIIAERNGAPIRLGDVATVVESVENERMAGWFDGKPAVLLNIQRQPGANIIEVVDAIHALLPGLKAGLPPTVRLDVLTDRTDMIRAAIHEVQFTLLLSIALVVMVIFLFLRKLWATIIPSITLPVSLIATFGIMALVGFSLDNLSLMALTVATGFVVDDAIVMIENIVRHIEDGEKPLPAAIKGARQIGFTIVSLTVSLIAVFIPLLLMDGVIGRLFHEFAITLSAAVAISAVVSLTLTPMMCAHLLGRDREGGTAGRLTAWSERALDQSLAFYDRTLRWTLDRQPLMLWLAVATLVGTIGLYVVVPKGFLPQQDTGLIIGVTDSAPDISFAAMATKQQQIADIVRRDPAVAGVSAFVGTGTINTTGNAGRLFIALKPHGSRGFSADEVMRRLKAATAGVHGISLYMQSAQELTVGINNARTQYQYLLQGTDAAELNRWSTRLLDALRGQAAVTDVASDAQAGGLQAALTIDRDAAARLGISIGAINDALYNAFGQRQIATIYTQTNQYQVILEVAPRFREDAEAFRFTYVKSASGEMVPLSTFTRMEQQATPLALMHHGLFPAVTLSFNLAPGYSLGEATDAIHEAEAAIRMPQAIAGSFVGNAAEFGRSRETEALLILAAVVTVYIVLGILYESYIHPITILSTLPSAGIGALLALMMFGKQLDVISLIGIILLIGIVKKNAIMMIDFALEEERQHGKSPREAIYRGCLLRFRPIMMTTMAALLGAVPLAVAGGTGAEIRQPLGIAIVGGLILSQIITLYTTPVIYLAFDRLQRRIKAAAAGQPAAAE; encoded by the coding sequence ATGGACATCGCGCGGCCCTTCATCCTCCGGCCGGTGGCGACCACGCTGCTGACCCTCGGTATCGTGCTGCTCGGCCTGCTCGGCTACCGGCTGCTGCCGGTCACCGCCCTGCCGACGGTCGATTTCCCGACCATCCAGGTGACGGCGAAACTGCCCGGCGCCTCGCCCGAGGTCATGGCCTCCCTGGTGACGACGCCGCTGGAACACAGTCTCGGGCAGATTTCCGGCCTGACCACCATGCGCTCGGTCTCGTCCTTCGGGACCAGCCAGATCACCCTGCAATTCGACCTGACCCGGCCGATCGACGCCGCCGCCCAGGACGTCCAGGCCCAGATCAACGGCGCCAGCGGCCTGCTGCCCCTGGACCTGATGCCCAGCCGGCCGACCTACAGCAAGGTCAACCCGGCCGATACGCCGGTGATCATCCTGGCCATGACCTCTGCCGAATTGCCGCTGCGCCAGGTCAATGACTTCGCCGATACGGTGGTCGCGCAGAAACTGTCCCAGGTGCCGGGGGTCGGCCTCGTCACCATCGAGGGCGGGCAGAAGGCGGCCGTGCGCATCCAGGTCAACCCGGTGGCGCTGGCCGGCCTCGGCCTGTCGCTGGAAGACGTGCGCAGCGCCATCCGCCTCGCCACCGTCGACAGCCCGAAGGGCGGCATCGACGGGCCCCGGCAATCGTTCCAGATCAGCGCCGACGACCAATTGCTGGATGCGGAGGGTTACCGCCGCCAGATCATCGCCGAGCGGAACGGCGCGCCCATCCGCCTCGGCGATGTCGCGACCGTGGTCGAAAGCGTCGAGAACGAGCGCATGGCCGGCTGGTTCGACGGCAAGCCCGCCGTGCTCCTGAACATCCAGCGCCAGCCCGGCGCCAATATCATCGAGGTGGTGGATGCCATCCACGCCCTGCTGCCCGGGCTGAAGGCCGGCCTGCCGCCGACCGTGCGGCTGGACGTGCTGACCGACCGCACGGACATGATCCGCGCCGCGATCCACGAGGTGCAGTTCACCCTGCTTTTGTCGATCGCCCTCGTGGTCATGGTGATCTTCCTGTTCCTGCGGAAACTGTGGGCGACGATCATCCCCTCGATCACCCTGCCGGTGTCCCTGATCGCCACTTTCGGGATCATGGCGCTGGTCGGCTTCAGCCTGGACAACCTGTCGCTGATGGCCCTGACCGTCGCCACCGGCTTCGTGGTCGATGATGCCATCGTCATGATCGAGAACATCGTCCGTCACATCGAGGATGGCGAGAAGCCCCTGCCCGCGGCGATCAAGGGCGCGCGGCAGATCGGCTTCACCATCGTCTCGCTCACCGTCTCGCTGATCGCGGTGTTCATTCCCCTCTTGCTGATGGACGGGGTGATCGGCCGGCTGTTCCACGAATTCGCCATCACCCTGTCCGCCGCCGTCGCGATTTCCGCCGTGGTTTCCCTGACCCTGACGCCGATGATGTGCGCCCATCTCCTCGGCCGGGACCGGGAGGGCGGCACCGCCGGCCGCCTGACGGCGTGGAGCGAGCGGGCGCTGGACCAAAGCCTCGCCTTCTACGACCGCACCCTGCGGTGGACCCTGGACCGCCAGCCCCTGATGCTGTGGCTGGCGGTCGCCACCCTGGTCGGCACCATCGGGCTTTATGTCGTGGTGCCCAAGGGTTTCCTGCCGCAGCAGGACACCGGCCTGATCATCGGCGTGACCGATTCCGCCCCCGACATTTCCTTCGCCGCCATGGCGACCAAGCAGCAGCAGATCGCCGACATCGTGCGCCGCGACCCGGCCGTCGCCGGCGTCTCCGCCTTCGTCGGCACCGGCACCATCAATACCACCGGGAATGCCGGGCGTCTCTTCATCGCGCTGAAACCCCACGGCAGCCGGGGCTTTTCCGCCGACGAGGTGATGCGGCGCCTGAAGGCCGCGACCGCCGGCGTCCACGGCATCAGCCTTTACATGCAGTCGGCCCAGGAATTAACGGTCGGCATCAACAACGCCCGCACCCAGTATCAATATCTCCTGCAAGGGACCGACGCGGCCGAGCTGAACCGCTGGTCCACCCGCCTGCTCGACGCACTGCGCGGCCAGGCGGCGGTGACCGACGTCGCCTCGGATGCCCAGGCCGGCGGCTTGCAGGCGGCGCTGACCATCGACCGCGATGCGGCGGCCCGCCTCGGCATTTCGATCGGCGCGATCAACGACGCACTCTACAATGCCTTCGGCCAGCGCCAGATCGCCACCATCTATACCCAGACCAACCAGTATCAGGTGATCCTGGAGGTCGCACCGCGCTTCCGCGAGGATGCGGAGGCCTTCCGCTTCACCTATGTGAAGTCGGCCAGCGGCGAGATGGTGCCGCTTTCGACCTTCACCCGCATGGAACAGCAGGCGACCCCGCTGGCCCTGATGCACCATGGCCTGTTCCCAGCGGTGACGCTCTCCTTCAACCTCGCCCCCGGCTATTCCCTGGGCGAGGCGACGGACGCGATCCACGAGGCCGAGGCGGCGATCCGCATGCCCCAGGCGATCGCGGGCAGTTTCGTCGGCAATGCCGCCGAATTCGGCCGCTCGCGCGAGACCGAGGCCCTGCTGATCCTGGCCGCCGTGGTCACGGTCTATATCGTCCTCGGCATTCTCTACGAGAGTTACATCCACCCGATCACCATCCTCTCCACCCTGCCGTCCGCCGGCATCGGCGCCCTGCTGGCCTTGATGATGTTCGGCAAGCAGTTGGACGTGATCTCGCTGATCGGCATCATCCTGCTGATCGGCATCGTGAAGAAGAATGCGATCATGATGATCGACTTCGCGCTGGAGGAGGAGCGCCAGCACGGCAAATCCCCGCGCGAGGCGATCTATCGCGGCTGCCTGCTGCGCTTCCGCCCGATCATGATGACGACCATGGCCGCCCTTCTCGGCGCCGTGCCCCTGGCCGTCGCCGGCGGCACGGGGGCGGAGATCCGCCAGCCCCTGGGCATCGCCATCGTCGGCGGGCTGATCCTGTCGCAGATCATCACGCTTTATACGACGCCGGTGATCTATCTCGCCTTCGACCGCCTGCAACGGCGCATCAAGGCCGCGGCAGCGGGGCAGCCGGCGGCGGCGGAATGA
- a CDS encoding efflux RND transporter periplasmic adaptor subunit, translating into MPELRLRARAAALWQGLRRYWAGLDLRTRIILGGIGGGVLIGLLVAGAAGRGSGFADLGAEAVPVVVGTVERVPVPVFFDGIGTVQASNTVQVRPRIDGEILEIGFREGQEVKAGDLLARIDPRAYEANFKQAVANLARDEAQLADARSNLRRLTEIGEFASRKSVDNQRALVIQYEALVAASKASVDHARAQLDDTVIRAPIDGRTGIRNVDIGNIVHAADANPLVTITQLQPISVVFTLNADLLPEILDGMAAGALPVAAFAKDNKTLLAEGSLDLVDNQIDQATGTVKLKATFANDGQRLWPGQFVNARLRVSIYEGLSVAATAIQQGPNGAYLWTIDGEGKAGMRSVVVTRQQDGRALIATGLAAGQKIVIDGQYKLQPGVATTPAAPQPDAPIAGSTAPDA; encoded by the coding sequence TTGCCTGAGCTTCGCCTTCGCGCCCGGGCCGCCGCCCTCTGGCAGGGCCTGCGCCGTTATTGGGCGGGCCTCGACCTGCGCACCCGCATCATCCTGGGCGGCATCGGCGGCGGCGTGCTGATCGGCCTGCTGGTCGCCGGCGCCGCCGGCCGGGGCAGCGGCTTCGCCGATCTCGGTGCCGAGGCGGTGCCGGTCGTCGTCGGCACGGTGGAACGGGTGCCGGTGCCCGTCTTCTTCGACGGCATCGGCACGGTCCAGGCCTCGAACACGGTGCAGGTGCGCCCGCGGATCGACGGCGAGATCCTGGAGATCGGCTTCCGTGAGGGGCAGGAGGTCAAGGCCGGCGACCTGCTGGCCCGCATCGACCCCCGGGCCTATGAAGCCAATTTCAAGCAGGCCGTCGCCAATCTCGCCCGCGACGAGGCCCAGCTGGCCGACGCCCGCTCGAACCTGCGCCGCCTGACCGAGATCGGCGAATTCGCCAGCCGCAAGTCGGTCGACAACCAGCGCGCCCTGGTCATCCAGTACGAAGCCCTGGTCGCCGCCAGCAAGGCGTCGGTCGATCATGCCCGGGCACAGCTGGACGATACCGTGATCCGCGCGCCCATCGACGGGCGCACCGGCATCCGCAATGTCGATATCGGCAATATCGTTCATGCCGCCGACGCCAACCCGCTGGTCACCATCACCCAGTTGCAGCCGATTTCGGTCGTCTTCACCCTGAACGCCGACCTGCTGCCGGAAATCCTGGACGGCATGGCCGCCGGCGCCCTGCCGGTCGCCGCCTTCGCCAAGGACAACAAGACCCTGCTGGCCGAGGGCAGCCTCGACCTCGTCGACAACCAGATCGATCAGGCCACCGGCACGGTGAAGCTGAAGGCGACCTTCGCCAACGACGGCCAGCGCCTGTGGCCGGGGCAATTCGTCAATGCGCGGCTGCGCGTCTCGATCTACGAGGGGCTGAGCGTTGCCGCCACCGCGATCCAGCAGGGCCCGAACGGCGCCTATCTCTGGACCATCGACGGCGAGGGCAAGGCCGGCATGCGCTCGGTCGTCGTCACCCGCCAGCAGGACGGCCGCGCCCTGATCGCGACCGGCCTTGCCGCCGGCCAGAAGATCGTGATCGACGGCCAGTACAAATTGCAGCCGGGCGTCGCCACCACCCCCGCCGCCCCGCAGCCGGATGCGCCCATCGCCGGCTCCACCGCGCCGGATGCCTGA